One stretch of Arachis duranensis cultivar V14167 chromosome 1, aradu.V14167.gnm2.J7QH, whole genome shotgun sequence DNA includes these proteins:
- the LOC107485561 gene encoding uncharacterized protein LOC107485561: protein MRGTAPSPLRRPGQPSRCVAVCTSAEETAREGETHEGESGFEAELRSSHRVGALFTSPALLSSPDAIDGGRRREEKRRLAVVVGEPNRCRFGLSERENANRGQAGEPPLLFAIPTVLPITSAIWNCAALPGCRGTPFSSPEEHCCGHLSRVEGERAIGGHRTWPSSPLSPETATESSVLGCGFVLVFCARSCSRLVLLSEAVYAAAKMCGLCFEAAFDLGWRRKGLGEAFGL from the exons ATGCGAGGAACGGCGCCG TCGCCGCTGCGCCGCCCAGGACAGCCATCACGTTGCGTCGCCGTCTGCACCAGCGCCGAGGAAACCGCGCGGGAAGGAGAGACGCACGAAGGAGAGAGCGGATTTGAGGCCGAGCTAAGGTCCAGCCACCGCGTCGGAGCCCTTTTCACGTCGCCGGCATTGCTGTCGAGCCCTGACGCCATTGATGGAGGACGCCGTCGCGAGGAGAAGCGTCGCCTCGCCGTCGTTGTTGGTGAGCCCAACCGCTGCCGATTTGGTCTGAGCGAGAGAGAGAACGCGAACAGAGGGCAAGCTGGGGAGCCACCGCTGCTGTTTGCTATACCCACAGTGCTCCCTATCACCTCCGCTATCTGGAACTGCGCCGCCTTGCCTGGCTGCCGGGGAACGCCATTTTCGTCGCCGGAAGAACACTGTTG CGGTCATTTAAGTCGCGTAGAGGGAGAAAGAGCCATTGGGGGTCACCGCACCTGGCCTTCGTCGCCTCTGTCACCGGAAACAGCCACCGAGTCCTCTGTTTTG GGTTGTGGATTCGTGCTTGTATTCTGTGCTCGGAGTTGTAGCCGCCTCGTTTTGTTATCCGA AGCTGTTTATGCTGCTGCAAAAATGTGTGGGCTGTGCTTTGAAGCTGCCTTTGATTTAGGGTGGAGGCGAAAAGGACTCGGTGAAGCGTTTGGGTTATGA
- the LOC107485392 gene encoding 30S ribosomal protein S13, chloroplastic-like codes for MAQKLAMPKAPFLALISNPRPLSRAVYFPVINPPKVRVLSIECARVGGVEIPNNKRIEFSLQYIHGIGRSRARKILCDISMDNKVTKDLSEEDLITLRDEVSKYVIEGDLRRFNALNIRRLKEIQCYRG; via the exons ATGGCACAAAAGCTAGCGATGCCCAAAGCTCCCTTTCTCGCCCTAATCTCAAACCCTAGACCTCTTTCTAGAGCCGTCTATTTCCCTGTTATCAACCCTCCCAAG GTGAGAGTGTTAAGCATTGAGTGCGCTCGAGTTGGCGGAGTGGAGATTCCAAACAACAAGAGAATCGAGTTCTCGCTACAGTACATCCATGGAATCGGAAGGAGCAGAGCTCGCAAGATTCTCTGTGATATAAGCATGGACAACAAGGTTACTAAGGATCTCAGCGAAGAGGATCTCATCACTCTTAGAGATGAAGTCTCCAAATACGTCATTGAAGGCGATTTG AGGAGGTTTAATGCGCTGAATATAAGGAGATTGAAGGAGATTCAATGTTACAGAGGATAG